ACAATGGATGCCCGGCCGGTAACGCCGCGACCAGCGGATCTTCCCGAAGAATCTGCTGGGTGATCGCCGGATCATCAAACAGCAGCCGTCCGAAGCCGACGTCGATGCGTCCACTTTTCAGGGCTTCGAGTTGCTGCAAGGTGATCAGCTCGGACAAACCCAGCTCGATGTCGCCCAAGGCGCGCAGGCGGCGGATCAGATCCGGCAACGCGCCATACAGCGTCGAAGGCGCAAAGCCGATGCCCAGCCAGCGTTTCTCGCCCGCTGCCACGCGTCGGGTATCGTCGCTGATCCGCGCTAGCTGCTCCAGCAACTGACTGGAATGCTCGTGAAAGAATCGGCCCGCGTCGGTCAGCCGCAGCGGTCTTGAACGCTCCAGCAGCGCTACGCCCAACTCGTCTTCCAGTTGCTGGATCTGTCTACTCAGGGGCGGCTGGGCGATGTTCAGCTGTTCGGCGGCGCGGGTGAAATTCAGGGTCTGGGCGAGCACTCTGAAATAGCGTAAATGACGAAGCTCCACGATACCTCCAGGGTATTAAGCGAGACCTAATCAATATTGGACGGTGTTGTTCTCCAGCGTCAATCTCTGCGTAAGACAAATAAAACGTAGATGGACACGCCCATGACTGCCATTACCATCGAACGCTTCGATACCCAGATCGTCGACTTGCCCACCATACGCCCGCACAAGCTGGCGATGCATACCATGCACGGCCAAACGCTGGTCATCCTGCGCATCTTCTGCAGCGACGGGATCGTCGGCATCGGCGAAGCCACCACTATCGGTGGCCTGGCTTACGCCGGGGAAAGCCCGGAAAGCATCAAGGTTAACCTGGACAAGTGGTTCGCGCCGCTGCTCATCGGCCAGGATGCCAGCAACCTCAACGCCGCGATGCAAAGAGTTGATCACGCCATTCGAGGCAATACCTTCGCCCGCTCGGCGGTGGAAACGGCGTTGCTCGACGCACTCGGCAAGCGCCTAGGCCTGCCGGTTGCCGAAGTGCTCGGCGGGCGGGTGCGCGACGGGGTCGAGGTCGCCTGGACCCTGGCCAGTGGCGACACCCACCGGGATATCGAAGAAGCCGAACGCATGCTCGATATTCGCCGTCACCGGCACTTCAAACTGAAGATCGGCGCGGGCGAACCGGCGCGCGACATCGCTCACGTCGCGGCAATCAAGCGCGCCTTGGGTGATCGCGCCAGTGTGCGCGTCGACATCAATCAGGCGTGGAGCGAAGCCGTCGCCGTGCGTGCCTGTCGGTTATTGGCCGATGCAGGCGTGGAGCTCATCGAGCAACCGCTGTCGCGGCATGATCGCGCCGGTATGGTGCGGTTGAGCGCCCACAGCCCGATTCCGTTGATGGCCGATGAAGCCATCGAGTCGGTGCAGGACAGCTTTGCCCTGGCGCAAATGGGCGCGGCTTCGATTTTTGCCCTGAAGGTTGCCAAGACCGGTGGCCCGCTGGCGGTGTTGCGCACGGCGGCCATCGCCCAGGCGGCGGGCATCGGCCTGTACGGCGGCACTATGCTCGAAGGCAGCGTCGGCACCCTGGCCGCCGCCCATGCCTTCGCCACGCTGGACAAGCTTGAATGGCACACCGAACTGTTCGGGCCGCTGTTGCTGACCGAAGACATTCTGCTTGAGCCACCGGTCTACAAGGATTTCCAGCTGCTGATCCCGAGCACGCCGGGCCTCGGGCTGGAACTGGATGACGAACGCCTGGCGCGCTTTGCCCGCCGCTGAGTCGCGATGACTTTGCCGCAACGTTGCAAAAGAAATCTGCCCAACACAAGAGGACACCCACGCCATGCTTTTTCACCTGCGCATGACCGTTAAACTCCCTGTCGACATGCCGGCCGAGCAGTCCGCCCGGCTCAAGGCCGATGAAAAGGAACTTGCCCAGCGTCTGCAACAAGAGGGGACCTGGCGTCACCTTTGGCGCATCGCCGGGCTCTATGCCAACGTCAGCGTATTCGACGTGGCGGATGCCCAGGCGCTGCACGACACGCTGATGCAACTGCCGCTTTATCCGTACATGGAAATCGAAGTCATGGCGCTGTGTCGGCATCCGTCTTCGATTCATGCCGACGACCGCTGAGTTCGTTTCAGCAATCGCTACATCACAAGAACAATGATGAGGACAACCGCCATGACTATCCGTATTTCCCAAACCGCACAGGTTCAGCAGTTTCTCGAAGGCGCTGCCGGTTTCGATCAGCCGGCGGGCAGCCAGCGCATGAAAACTGTGGTCCACCGGGTGTTGAACGACACCGTAAAAATCATCGAAGACCTGCAGATTACGCCCGAAGAATTCTGGAAAGCCGTCAACTATCTCAACGAGTTGGGCAGCCGTCAGGAAGCCGGACTGCTCGTGGCCGGTCTCTGTCTTGAGCACTACCTCGATTTGTTGATGGACGCCGAAGACGAGCAGGCCGGCCATGTCGGCGGTACGCCGCGCACCATCGAGGGTCCGCTGTATGTCGCGGGCGCTCCACTGTGCGAGCACCATGCCCGGCTGGATGACGGTCAGGACCCAGGCACCGTCTTGTTCATGCGTGGTCAGGTGCGCGGCACAGATGGCGCGCCGTTGGCCAACGCCATCGTCGATGTCTGGCACGCCAATACCGGCGGCACCTATTCGTACTTCGATCCTGCGCAATCGGAATTCAACCTGCGTCGCCGCATCCTGACCGATGCCCAGGGTCGTTATGAATTTCAGAGCATCGTGCCTTCGGGTTATGGCTGCCCGCCGGATGGACCGACGCAACACTTGCTCGACCAACTGGGTCGTCATGGCCAGCGGCCCGCGCATATCCACTTCTTTATCTCGGCTCCCGGTCATCGCCATCTGACGACGCAGATCAATCTCGCCGGGGATCACTACCTGCACGACGATTTTGCCTACGCCACCCGCGATGAGCTGATCGCCGAGATCCGTTTCAGCGACGATGCAAGCGGCAGGCACGCTGATATCGACTTCGATTTTGAATTGCAGCCAGCGGCAGAAAGCCGCGAAGAAGAACGCCATGAACGGGTGAGGGCGCTGGAAGCCTGAAGCTTCAGTGTCTAAACGCTCTCGCCGGCCATTCACCGCCTGCGGGAGCGTTCGTCGTCATGCCAGCCTGATAAAAACAAGAGAAACCCGCCATGAACCAGTTATTGAGTGCACGCAGCCAGATATACGACCACGCCGAAGCCTACGCCGTGTCGGCATACGTCAATCAACATGTGGGCAGTCACCGTATTCGGTTACTGCCCAAAGGCCGCCCCCAGGCGAGCATCAGCCATCGGACCTTTTCCAGTCTTGACCTGTGCCGCATCAGCTACGGCGCGCCGGTGCGGGTCACCTCGCCAGCGCTGGAAACGGTTTATCACTTGCAGATTCTGTTGCGCGGCCACTGCCGTTCCAGGACCTGTGGCGAAGAGCAGATCTATCGGCCGGGCGAGATCCTGCTGATCAATCCCGATGATCCGGTGGACCTGACCTATTCGGCCGACTGCGAAAAATTCATCGTCAAGCTGCCGGTGCGCCTGATCGAAAACGCCTGCCTCGAGCAACACTGGACCTTGCCGCAACAGGGGATTCGTTTCGCTGCCGCGCGTCAGCAGCTGAAGACCATGGGCGGCTTTGTGCAGCTGTTGGGATTGATCTGCCATGAAGCCGAAAATGCGGCAGGCGCCGAAGTGCAAGGGCTGTATGAACGCATCGTCGCCAGCAAACTGCTGGAGCTTTTGAGCAGCAACGTTTTACGGGTCATCCCCAAACCTGAGGAAAGCGGCGGCTTTGAAGCGGTGCGGCAATTTATCGAGGAGCACTTGACCGAAGACATCAGCATCGAGCAATTGATGACGGTGGCCCGGGTCAGCGAACGCACGCTGTACACCTTGTTCGAGCGTCAGGTCGGGTTGGCGCCGCGTGAGTTTGTGCGCCAGCGCAGGCTGGAGCGGGTGCATGCGGTGCTGCAACTGGCGACGGCGCGCAGCGTCACCGAGGTCGCGATGGATCATGGTTTTCTGCATCTGGGCAGGTTCTCCAGTGCCTATCGCACCCGTTTCGGCGAGTTGCCCTCGCAGACCTGGCGGCGGCAGCGGTGAACACTCGCACCGGGCGGATAGCGATTCGCAGCCACTGGATATTGAGGGGCGGAGCAAGCACATAAGGTGACGGTGCCTGATACAAGAACAACCGAGGGCCTACGCCATGATCAGCACTCTCGACAGACTCGCCCGTCAACTCAGCGAATCCGTTCAGGATGACCCCACTACCGGGATCTTCCGTTGCCGCCGCGACATCTTCACCGACACCGAATTATTTGCCCTGGAGATGAAACACATCTTCGAAGCTGGCTGGGTTTACCTGGCCCACGAAAGCCAGGTGTCGGAAATCAATGACTACTTCACCACCTACATCGGCCGCCAGCCGGTTGTCGTCACCCGCGACAAACAAGGCGTGCTGCACGGCCTGGTCAACGCCTGCGCCCACCGTGGCGCCATGCTTTGCCGTCGCAAACAAGGCAATAAAGGTTCATTCACCTGCCCGTTTCACGGCTGGACCTTCAGCAACGCCGGCAAGCTGCTCAAAGTGAAAGACGCCAAGACTGGCGCCTATCCAGACAGTTTCGACTGCGACGGCTCCCACGATCTGCAACGCCTGGCCCGCTTCGAAAACTACCGGGGTTTCCTGTTCGGCAGTCTCAGCGACGCGGTTCCTGAGCTCAGCGATTACCTGGGAGAAACCCGGGTCATCATCGACCAGATGGTCGACCAGGCACCGCAAGGCCTGGAAGTGCTGCGCGGCAGTTCGTCCTACGTCTATGACGGCAATTGGAAGCTGCAAATCGAGAACGGCGCCGACGGTTATCACGTCAGCTCCGTGCACTGGAATTACTCGGCAACCATGGGCCGCCGCAACTACGAAACCGAAGGCACGCGTACCGTCGACGCCAATGGCTGGTCGAAAAGCCTCGGCGGCGTATACGCCTTTGAGCATGGGCATATCTTGCTCTGGACCCGTTTGCTCAATCCCGAAGTGCGTCCGGTGCATGCCCACCGCGAGGAGCTGGCTGAACGTCTGGGGCAGGCGCGTGCCGACTTCATCGTCGACCAGACCCGCAATCTCTGCCTGTACCCCAATGTGTACCTGATGGACCAGTTCTCGACGCAGATCCGCGTGGTGCGGCCCATCTCGGTGGACAAGACCGAAGTGACGATTTACTGCATGGCGCCCAAGGGCGAAAGTGCCCAGGAACGCGCGACGCGGATTCGCCAATACGAAGATTTCTTCAACGTAAGTGGCATGGGTACGCCGGACGACCTGGAAGAGTTTCGTGCCTGCCAGACCGGTTATCAGGGCACCACGAATCTGTGGAATGACCTGAGTCGCGGTGCCACGCAGTGGATTGACGGCGCGGACGAAAATGCCCGGCAGATGGGCATCAACCCGCAACTCAGCGGCGTGAAGACCGAAGACGAAGGCTTGTTTGTGCGCCAGCATGCCCATTGGGCCGCGACCCTGCAAAAAGCTATCAAGGTTGAGCAACAAGGCGTGATCGCCACGGACAAGGAGCTGCGTTCATGAGCATTTCCCGTGATCGCCTGCTCGATTTCCTGTACCGCGAAGCCCGTCTGCTCGATGACCGGCAGTGGGACCAGTGGCTGGAATGCTACTCGCCAAACGTGGAGTTCTGGATGCCGGCCTGGGATGACCAGGACAGCCTCACCGAAGATCCGCAACGCGAGATTTCGCTGATTTACTACCCGAGTCGCGACGGCCTTGAAGATCGGGTGTTCCGGATCAAGACCGAACGCTCCAGCGCCAGCATGCCTGAACCGCGCACCGCGCATTTCGTGGCGAATCTGGAAGTGCTGGCCGATGACGGCGAGACCGTCGAGTTGCGTTTCAATTGGCAAACCCTCAGCCATCGTTACAAGACCACGGATACGTACTTTGGCACCTCGTTCTATCGCCTCGATGTCCGGCCTGAACAGCCGCTGATCACGCGCAAGAAAGTGGTGCTCAAGAACGACTACATCCATCAGGTCATCGATATCTACCACATCTGAGGGCACGCTCATGACGTACTCCATAGCCTTGAACTTTGAGGACGGGGTGACCCGTTTCATCGACTGCAAGATCGGCGAAAAGGTGCTTGATGCCGCCTATCGCCAGCGCATCAACTTGCCCATGGACTGCTCCGATGGTGTGTGCGGGACCTGCAAATGCCGCTGTGAAACCGGCGACTATGCATTGGGCGATGACTACATCGAAGACGCCTTGAGCGACGACGAAGTCGAGCAGCGGCAAGTGCTGACCTGCCAGATGGTGCCGCAATCGGATTGCGTCATTGCCGTGCCCGTGCCGTCCAGCACCTGCAAGACCGGCACCGCGCGGTTCGCCGCCAGCGTCGCCGGTATCACCAGCCACGCCGATGCCGCGCTGGAAGTGAGTTTCGAACTGGATCAGGTGCCGGTATTTTTGCCGGGTCAGTACGTCAACATTGGTGTGCCCGGCAGCCATCAGACGCGCTCGTATTCGTTCAGCAGCAAACCCGGAGAGCGCCGGGCGAGCTTCCTGATCAAACAGGTGCCAGACGGGCTGATGAGTGGCTGGCTGGAGCGGGCTCAGGTCGGCGACACGCTTGCCATGACCGGCCCATTGGGCAGTTTTTATCTGCGCGCGGTCACCCGGCCCTTGTTATTCCTGGCCGGTGGTACCGGGCTGGCGCCGTTCCTGTCGATGCTTGAAGTGCTCGCCGAACGTCATGAAACCCGCCAGATAACGCTGATCTACGGCGTGACCCGCGATCAGGATCTGGTGATGGTCGAAGCCTTGCAAGCGTTCAGCGCACGCCTGGCCAACTTCAGTCTGGTCACCTGCGTGGCCGACCCGCAGACCAGCCATCCGCAGCAGGGTTATGTCACTCAGCACATGGCACCGAACATGCTCAACGACGGTGACGTCGATGTTTACCTGTGCGGCCCGCCACCTATGGTCGATGCAGTGCGCAAGCACTTCACGGCTGCTGGAGTGACGCCTGCCAGCTTCTACTACGAGAAGTTCACGCCCAACGCGATTGTTACCGGCGACGTTGCCTGAGGAAAACATCATGAACCCACGTTTCAACAATAAGGTCGCGCTGGTCACCGGCGCGGCTCAGGGCATTGGTCTGCGCGTCGCCGAGCGTTTGCTGGAGGAGGGTGCGTGGCTGGTGGCAGTGGATCGCTCGGAGCTGGTGCATGAATTGCAGCACTGTCGTGCGCTGACCCTGACCGCAGACCTTGAGCGACACGCTGAATGCGCAAGTGTGATGGCCGCTGCAAAAAAACGTTTCGGCCGCATCGACATTCTGATCAATAACGTCGGCGGGACGATCTGGGCCAAGCCGTTCGAGCACTATGCTGAGGACGAGATCGAATCCGAAGTGCGTCGCTCGCTGTTCCCGACGTTGTGGTGTTGCCACACCGTATTGCCGTACATGCTTGAGCAGGGCGGCGGCGCCATCGTCAATGTGTCATCCATCGCCACGCGTAGTGTCAATCGGGTTCCCTACGGCGCGGCGAAGGGCGGCGTCAATGCGCTGACCGCGTGCCTGGCGCTGGAAACTGCCGGCAGCGGCGTGCGGGTCAACGCCACCGCGCCCGGCGGCACGGAAGCACCGCCACGGCGCATCCCGCGTAACGATCAGCCGCAGAGTGAGCAGGAAAGTGTCTGGTACCAGCAGATCGTCGATCAGACGCTGAACAGCAGCTTGATGAAACGCTACGGCACCATCGACGAACAGGCCGCCGCCATTCTGTTTCTGGCTTCCGACGAGGCCTCGTATATCACCGGGGTAACCCTTCCCGTAGGCGGCGGGGATCTGGGCTGACATTGGCTGACGGCGTTTGCCTGTGCTGAAAGCCCGGCCATCTGCCTGGGCTCACCGATAAACAAAGTCGGCCGATAGAGGGGTATCGACTCTTCGCTTCACGTCATACCGCCTGGAATTACATGTCGAAATACACTCAGCTGGCTGTGCATCCGCGGCATAACC
This genomic window from Pseudomonas sp. G.S.17 contains:
- a CDS encoding Rieske 2Fe-2S domain-containing protein, with translation MISTLDRLARQLSESVQDDPTTGIFRCRRDIFTDTELFALEMKHIFEAGWVYLAHESQVSEINDYFTTYIGRQPVVVTRDKQGVLHGLVNACAHRGAMLCRRKQGNKGSFTCPFHGWTFSNAGKLLKVKDAKTGAYPDSFDCDGSHDLQRLARFENYRGFLFGSLSDAVPELSDYLGETRVIIDQMVDQAPQGLEVLRGSSSYVYDGNWKLQIENGADGYHVSSVHWNYSATMGRRNYETEGTRTVDANGWSKSLGGVYAFEHGHILLWTRLLNPEVRPVHAHREELAERLGQARADFIVDQTRNLCLYPNVYLMDQFSTQIRVVRPISVDKTEVTIYCMAPKGESAQERATRIRQYEDFFNVSGMGTPDDLEEFRACQTGYQGTTNLWNDLSRGATQWIDGADENARQMGINPQLSGVKTEDEGLFVRQHAHWAATLQKAIKVEQQGVIATDKELRS
- a CDS encoding LysR family transcriptional regulator — its product is MELRHLRYFRVLAQTLNFTRAAEQLNIAQPPLSRQIQQLEDELGVALLERSRPLRLTDAGRFFHEHSSQLLEQLARISDDTRRVAAGEKRWLGIGFAPSTLYGALPDLIRRLRALGDIELGLSELITLQQLEALKSGRIDVGFGRLLFDDPAITQQILREDPLVAALPAGHPLLAGPATLKQLAAEPFVLYPGSPRPSYADHVLGIFAGQGLRIRVAQTVNEMQTAIGLVAAGIGITLVPASVQRLHRDDIGYTSLLDSSATSPIVVSYRAGDVSPVLQQCLALLSKK
- a CDS encoding 1,6-dihydroxycyclohexa-2,4-diene-1-carboxylate dehydrogenase — its product is MNPRFNNKVALVTGAAQGIGLRVAERLLEEGAWLVAVDRSELVHELQHCRALTLTADLERHAECASVMAAAKKRFGRIDILINNVGGTIWAKPFEHYAEDEIESEVRRSLFPTLWCCHTVLPYMLEQGGGAIVNVSSIATRSVNRVPYGAAKGGVNALTACLALETAGSGVRVNATAPGGTEAPPRRIPRNDQPQSEQESVWYQQIVDQTLNSSLMKRYGTIDEQAAAILFLASDEASYITGVTLPVGGGDLG
- the benC gene encoding benzoate 1,2-dioxygenase electron transfer component BenC, whose product is MTYSIALNFEDGVTRFIDCKIGEKVLDAAYRQRINLPMDCSDGVCGTCKCRCETGDYALGDDYIEDALSDDEVEQRQVLTCQMVPQSDCVIAVPVPSSTCKTGTARFAASVAGITSHADAALEVSFELDQVPVFLPGQYVNIGVPGSHQTRSYSFSSKPGERRASFLIKQVPDGLMSGWLERAQVGDTLAMTGPLGSFYLRAVTRPLLFLAGGTGLAPFLSMLEVLAERHETRQITLIYGVTRDQDLVMVEALQAFSARLANFSLVTCVADPQTSHPQQGYVTQHMAPNMLNDGDVDVYLCGPPPMVDAVRKHFTAAGVTPASFYYEKFTPNAIVTGDVA
- a CDS encoding AraC family transcriptional regulator, yielding MNQLLSARSQIYDHAEAYAVSAYVNQHVGSHRIRLLPKGRPQASISHRTFSSLDLCRISYGAPVRVTSPALETVYHLQILLRGHCRSRTCGEEQIYRPGEILLINPDDPVDLTYSADCEKFIVKLPVRLIENACLEQHWTLPQQGIRFAAARQQLKTMGGFVQLLGLICHEAENAAGAEVQGLYERIVASKLLELLSSNVLRVIPKPEESGGFEAVRQFIEEHLTEDISIEQLMTVARVSERTLYTLFERQVGLAPREFVRQRRLERVHAVLQLATARSVTEVAMDHGFLHLGRFSSAYRTRFGELPSQTWRRQR
- a CDS encoding muconate cycloisomerase family protein produces the protein MTAITIERFDTQIVDLPTIRPHKLAMHTMHGQTLVILRIFCSDGIVGIGEATTIGGLAYAGESPESIKVNLDKWFAPLLIGQDASNLNAAMQRVDHAIRGNTFARSAVETALLDALGKRLGLPVAEVLGGRVRDGVEVAWTLASGDTHRDIEEAERMLDIRRHRHFKLKIGAGEPARDIAHVAAIKRALGDRASVRVDINQAWSEAVAVRACRLLADAGVELIEQPLSRHDRAGMVRLSAHSPIPLMADEAIESVQDSFALAQMGAASIFALKVAKTGGPLAVLRTAAIAQAAGIGLYGGTMLEGSVGTLAAAHAFATLDKLEWHTELFGPLLLTEDILLEPPVYKDFQLLIPSTPGLGLELDDERLARFARR
- the benB gene encoding benzoate 1,2-dioxygenase small subunit translates to MSISRDRLLDFLYREARLLDDRQWDQWLECYSPNVEFWMPAWDDQDSLTEDPQREISLIYYPSRDGLEDRVFRIKTERSSASMPEPRTAHFVANLEVLADDGETVELRFNWQTLSHRYKTTDTYFGTSFYRLDVRPEQPLITRKKVVLKNDYIHQVIDIYHI
- the catA gene encoding catechol 1,2-dioxygenase, whose amino-acid sequence is MTIRISQTAQVQQFLEGAAGFDQPAGSQRMKTVVHRVLNDTVKIIEDLQITPEEFWKAVNYLNELGSRQEAGLLVAGLCLEHYLDLLMDAEDEQAGHVGGTPRTIEGPLYVAGAPLCEHHARLDDGQDPGTVLFMRGQVRGTDGAPLANAIVDVWHANTGGTYSYFDPAQSEFNLRRRILTDAQGRYEFQSIVPSGYGCPPDGPTQHLLDQLGRHGQRPAHIHFFISAPGHRHLTTQINLAGDHYLHDDFAYATRDELIAEIRFSDDASGRHADIDFDFELQPAAESREEERHERVRALEA
- the catC gene encoding muconolactone Delta-isomerase → MLFHLRMTVKLPVDMPAEQSARLKADEKELAQRLQQEGTWRHLWRIAGLYANVSVFDVADAQALHDTLMQLPLYPYMEIEVMALCRHPSSIHADDR